Proteins encoded by one window of Agelaius phoeniceus isolate bAgePho1 chromosome 3, bAgePho1.hap1, whole genome shotgun sequence:
- the NT5C1B gene encoding cytosolic 5'-nucleotidase 1B: MSGSGPEKPSQASEEDRQQEAEQDWAAAKAFYDNLVTQRPRPPKPQNAITVAVSSRALFNLVEEQRIYVEQGVEKYVEYQQKNENIILKPGPAFYFVKALEHVNTRLLELYPDDEERFDIVLMTNNHAQVGVRLINSINHYGLTIERFCMTGGESPIGYLTAYLTNLYLSADSDKVQEAIEAGIASATMFTANKDVVYSDTQLRVAFDGDAVIFSDESEQIFKEQGLDRFFEHEQLNENKPLAQGPLKGFLEDLGKLQKKFYAKNERLNCPIRTYLVTARSAASSGARVLKTLRSWGLEIDEALFLAGAPKGPILVKIRPHIFFDDQMFHIEGAQKLGAIAAHVPYGIAQKYQKST; the protein is encoded by the exons ATGAGCGGCTCCGGCCCGGAGAAGCCCAGCCAGGCGTCGGAGGAGGACCGGCAGCAGGAGGCCGAGCAGGACTGGGCGGCGGCCAAGGCTTTCTACGACAATCTGGTTACCCAGAGGCCCCGGCCG CCCAAGCCCCAGAACGCCATCACGGTGGCCGTGTCCTCCCGAGCCCTCTTCAACCTGGTCGAGGAGCAGCGGATCTACGTAGAGCAGGGCGTGGAGAAGTACGTGGAGTACCAGCAGAAAAACGAGAACATCATCCTCAAGCCCGGACCGGCGTTCTACTTCGTCAAG GCACTGGAGCATGTCAATACCCGGCTTCTTGAGCTGTATCCTGATGATGAAGAACGGTTTGATATTGTCCTGATGACTAATAACCATGCTCAAGTGGGAGTGAGGCTCATAAACAGCATCAATCACTAtg GCTTAACAATTGAACGTTTCTGTATGACGGGAGGAGAGAGCCCCATTGGTTACCTGACTGCGTACCTCACGAACCTGTACCTCTCAGCAGATTCTGACAAAGTGCAGGAAGCCATAGAAGCAG GCATTGCATCAGCTACGATGTTCACTGCTAACAAAGATGTTGTTTACTCGGATACACAGCTAAGGGTGGCTTTTGATGGGGATGCTGTTATCTTTTCTGATGAATCAGAACAGATTTTCAAAGAGCAAGGATTAGATCGATTTTTTGAACATGAACAGCTGAATGAAAATAAGCCTCTTGCACAG GGTCCTTTGAAGGGTTTTCTGGAAGACCTGGGGAAGCTCCAAAAGAAGTTCTATGCAAAAAATGAACGACTAAATTGTCCTATAAGGACCTACCTGGTCACAGCCAGAAGTGCAGCGAGCTCTGGAGCCAGAGTGCTGAAGACTCTCCGTAGCTGGGGTCTGGAGATTGATGAGGCACTTTTCCTAGCAGGAGCACCGAAAGGACCAATCCTGGTGAAAATCCGCCCTCACATTTTTTTTGATGACCAGATGTTCCACATTGAAGGAGCACAGAAATTAGGCGCCATAGCCGCACATGTCCCCTATGGCATTGCTCAGAAGTACCAAAAATCTACATGA